A window from Kwoniella newhampshirensis strain CBS 13917 chromosome 3, whole genome shotgun sequence encodes these proteins:
- a CDS encoding succinate dehydrogenase, cytochrome b556 subunit, which yields MATSIMRQSALRRLTKPSILRASGPGLMLAQRRFVSTENLTPAENMALLNTQREKRPTSPHLAIYQPQLTWVASGLNRVTGVALSGALYLSAMAYLLHPVFPAIDSAHLVQIAHDLPVWAKTSFKVLLAFPFTYHTYNGLRHLGWDMGKGLTIKGVYATGYTVVAATAISTIYLAFFV from the exons ATGGCCACTTCGATCATGCGACAGTCTGCTCTGAGGCGATTGACCAAGC CTTCCATACTCCGTGCTTCGGGACCTGGTCTGATGCTTGCTCAACGACG CTTCGTTTCCACGGAAAACCTTACACCCGCAGAGAACATGGCCTTGTTGAACACTcaaagggagaagagaccCACATCGCCCCATTTGGCGATCTACCAACCTCAG CTCACATGGGTCGCATCCGGTTTGAACCGAGTCACCGGCGTAGCTCTCTCCGGCGCTCTCTACCTCTCAGCAATGGCataccttctccaccccGTCTTCCCCGCCATCGACTCtgctcatctcgtccagaTCGCTCATGATCTGCCAGTCTGGGCCAAGACCTCTTTCAAGGTCCTGTTGGCGTTCCCGTTCACGTATCACACTTATAACGGTTTGAGACATCTGGGTTGGGATATGGgcaagg GCCTCACAATCAAGGGCGTCTACGCTACCGGTTACACTGTCGTCGCCGCTACTGCGATCTCCACCATCTACCTCGCATTCTTCGTCTAA